Proteins co-encoded in one Saprospira grandis genomic window:
- a CDS encoding WYL domain-containing protein encodes MKSNTALHLNLHHAISQQLLVAFRYNDQDDWRVVEPFCLGLTRANNWGLRAFQRSGPVGSKTSWKLFNLDKAQDLRVLSQQFSAEVREQYRVGDKQMQTIFRQLY; translated from the coding sequence ATGAAATCGAACACAGCACTTCATCTCAACCTACATCATGCAATTTCTCAGCAGCTGCTTGTTGCTTTTCGTTATAATGACCAAGATGATTGGCGAGTTGTGGAGCCCTTTTGTTTGGGTTTGACAAGAGCTAATAATTGGGGTTTGCGGGCATTTCAGCGTTCGGGGCCAGTGGGTTCAAAAACCAGTTGGAAGCTATTTAATTTGGATAAGGCGCAAGACTTGCGGGTATTGAGCCAGCAATTTTCGGCGGAGGTACGGGAGCAGTACCGAGTGGGCGACAAACAGATGCAGACTATTTTCCGTCAGTTATATTAG
- a CDS encoding DUF5686 and carboxypeptidase-like regulatory domain-containing protein: MRNLFLLAFLAWAPLLMAQKILITGQVIDDDTEEGVPFCSVFIPGDIPMGVTSDVEGKYRIEMELANLPSDTIMAASVGYDNLMKRIDKTQTELSINFRLKSSSVELETVMVLAGENPANEVVRRIVANKERNKRKNFDNYQVECYSKTELDLNNIDPKMKDSPLFKDLQFIFENIDSTSDVKPFLPAYVAERIYDVFYVNGKGKKELLKAQKVSGVENSTVVDFIGQMHDEFDLYDNYITVLGKEFISPFANNGLFFYEYYIIDSTHIEDEWSYKLKFKPKRRGENTFYGDFWVSVENYGLEIVNMRMSEDVNVNLVNRLLIYAEYKQQDSIWLPYKEKTVIDFALSKKREKMMGVIGRKTLMYKDFQIGQEELEKTYKKVDPEDIDYIALEKADSFWSEQRHEKLTDNEKAVYKMVDSIKTVPIYQTAAKLLSTISTGFLEVGPVYLGPYGSVFNYNDIEGIRLGFGVGTGPQFSKKLRLYGYGAYGFGDKRWKYRLEGQYVFNRFKRREVGVKYINDVLFDNRNSEQTPSQGLFAGFLRRDVPAKMLAVKEFKAYYQHTYKRGFSNRLAVIHRNMIPQGAIFSRSDRGFNFRYYPDANDYTKIDTAVTTTEILLKFRYAYKEKLLRSYFSDLSIGTEFPIIELSYLAGIKGVLGSKYNYHRISAEISHWFNVGPVGWFSYRIEGGKVFGRLPYLLLESHPGNEAYFYNPESYNLMNSFEFVSDIWVGVRAVQHFDGFFLNRIPLIRKLKWREVAFFRGVWGSLSQENQEANALNHQDNGGPYYGSFNQGPYMEVGAGIENIFKVIRVDALWRLSYFDNQDAQKFSVRATLSFYF; this comes from the coding sequence ATGCGTAATCTTTTTCTTCTTGCCTTTTTGGCTTGGGCCCCCCTCCTGATGGCCCAGAAAATACTCATTACAGGGCAGGTAATTGATGATGATACCGAAGAAGGTGTCCCCTTTTGTAGTGTATTTATTCCTGGCGATATCCCCATGGGAGTCACCTCTGATGTGGAGGGCAAGTACCGCATCGAAATGGAACTGGCCAACCTACCCAGCGATACGATTATGGCAGCCTCGGTGGGTTACGATAATCTGATGAAGCGAATCGATAAGACGCAGACAGAACTCTCCATCAATTTTCGCCTAAAAAGTAGCTCTGTAGAACTAGAAACGGTCATGGTGCTGGCCGGAGAAAATCCCGCTAATGAGGTGGTCCGACGCATTGTGGCCAATAAGGAGCGCAATAAGCGCAAAAACTTTGATAATTATCAGGTGGAGTGCTATTCTAAAACCGAATTGGACCTCAATAATATTGATCCCAAAATGAAGGATAGCCCTTTGTTTAAGGATCTGCAGTTTATTTTCGAAAATATCGACTCTACCTCCGATGTCAAACCCTTTTTGCCCGCCTATGTGGCCGAGCGAATTTATGATGTCTTTTATGTAAATGGCAAGGGCAAAAAAGAACTGCTCAAGGCCCAAAAGGTCTCCGGGGTAGAAAATTCAACGGTGGTGGATTTTATTGGCCAAATGCACGATGAGTTCGATCTCTACGATAATTATATTACGGTCCTCGGTAAGGAGTTTATTAGCCCCTTTGCCAATAATGGCCTCTTTTTCTATGAGTATTATATTATCGATTCTACTCATATCGAAGACGAATGGTCCTATAAGCTCAAGTTTAAACCCAAACGCCGAGGCGAAAATACGTTCTATGGCGACTTCTGGGTCTCTGTAGAAAATTATGGCCTCGAAATCGTCAATATGAGAATGAGCGAGGACGTAAATGTCAATCTGGTCAATCGCCTGCTCATTTATGCCGAATATAAACAGCAAGACAGCATCTGGCTGCCCTATAAGGAAAAAACAGTGATCGATTTTGCCCTCAGCAAAAAACGAGAAAAGATGATGGGGGTCATCGGTCGAAAAACTCTGATGTATAAGGATTTTCAAATTGGCCAAGAAGAATTAGAGAAAACCTATAAAAAGGTAGATCCCGAGGATATAGATTATATCGCCCTAGAAAAAGCCGATAGCTTCTGGTCCGAACAACGACACGAAAAGTTGACGGATAACGAAAAAGCGGTCTATAAAATGGTCGATAGTATCAAAACAGTCCCCATTTATCAAACGGCTGCCAAGCTCCTGTCTACCATCTCTACGGGCTTCCTAGAGGTCGGCCCAGTCTACCTCGGCCCTTATGGCTCTGTCTTTAATTATAATGATATTGAAGGAATCCGCCTGGGCTTTGGTGTCGGAACAGGCCCGCAGTTCTCCAAAAAGTTGCGCCTCTACGGTTATGGGGCCTACGGCTTTGGCGATAAACGCTGGAAGTACCGCCTAGAGGGCCAATATGTTTTCAATCGCTTCAAAAGAAGAGAAGTTGGCGTAAAATATATTAACGATGTCCTTTTCGATAACCGAAATAGCGAACAAACTCCCAGTCAAGGCCTTTTTGCGGGCTTCCTCCGCCGAGATGTGCCCGCCAAAATGCTGGCCGTTAAGGAGTTTAAGGCCTATTATCAACATACCTATAAAAGAGGCTTCTCCAATCGCCTAGCGGTCATTCACCGAAATATGATCCCGCAAGGAGCCATTTTTAGCCGCTCCGATAGAGGCTTCAATTTCCGCTATTATCCCGATGCCAACGATTATACAAAAATCGATACGGCAGTTACGACCACCGAAATCCTCCTCAAGTTTCGCTATGCCTATAAGGAAAAACTTTTGCGTAGCTATTTTAGCGACCTTTCTATCGGGACAGAATTCCCCATTATCGAGCTCTCTTATCTGGCCGGTATCAAGGGCGTTTTGGGCAGCAAATACAATTATCATCGCATCAGCGCCGAAATCTCGCATTGGTTCAATGTTGGCCCTGTAGGCTGGTTTTCTTACCGCATCGAAGGCGGAAAAGTCTTTGGCCGCCTGCCTTATCTTTTACTCGAAAGCCACCCCGGTAATGAGGCCTATTTCTATAATCCAGAATCCTATAACCTCATGAATAGCTTCGAGTTTGTGAGCGATATTTGGGTGGGCGTCCGCGCGGTCCAACATTTCGATGGCTTTTTCCTCAACCGTATCCCCCTAATCCGCAAACTAAAATGGAGAGAGGTCGCCTTTTTCCGCGGCGTCTGGGGCAGCCTGAGCCAAGAAAATCAAGAAGCCAATGCCCTAAATCATCAAGATAATGGTGGCCCCTATTACGGCAGCTTCAACCAGGGCCCTTATATGGAAGTCGGCGCCGGTATCGAAAATATCTTTAAGGTGATCCGTGTCGATGCCCTCTGGCGCCTCAGCTATTTCGATAATCAAGATGCCCAAAAATTCTCGGTCCGTGCTACACTAAGTTTCTATTTCTAA